The nucleotide sequence CTGCTGGATGAGTATCAGAAGGTAGCGAAAACCAACCGAAATTAGCGGATTGCTTCCCGACGAATAACCTTCGTCCAGTCAACCTGCTGCTCGGCCTCGGCCAGATCGACAAAAGCGAACTCCGTCAGAAGCTGTTTCAACTTAGGCAGGCAGCCCTTCAGACCGTAGTAGGACTTGAACTGCCGCGACCGGCTCAGTCCCGGTATCATGGGCTGACCAGCGTCGAAATCGCGGGGATGGAAATACGTCATAACGTAATTCGACCGCTGCATCAGGCCACGAATGGCGCGGTAAGGCAATAACCGGAAATAGCCGCCCCCCGAGAAAATCAGATCCTGCCCCAGAACAGCGGCCGTATTAATCGGAAATTCCTTCAGCAGCGTTCCGCCCACGTCGAGATAGCCCGGCTCAAACATCGCCAGCGAGGCATCGCCCCCGTGCGCCCGACGCGCCGAAAAAACAGAGCAGTCAATTTCAATCCCCTGCTCAATGAGAATGGGGAACACCCAGCGGTTGAACTCTTTGATAGAAAACCCCGGTGCCCGGTACGCCCGGACCTTTTTACCCGTCAAATCCTGCAAATGCTTGATCGACCGCTCCAGATCAGCCTGAAACTCGGCGGGGGTCTGCTCGTAAGCCAGTTGGTGCGCGTAAGAATGCGTCGCGACTTCGAATCCAGCCGCATCAATCCGTCGGATTACGTCCGGGTGCTTATCGGCGACCCAGCCCAGACAGAAGAACGTGGCCCGGCTGTTAGTATCTTCCAGTAACTGAAAGATGAGGTCCATATTCTTATAAATCCGTGTTTCGTAACGGCTCCACTCGGCTTCGGTCCGGGTTGAGGCATTGTCGAGAAGATGAAACCATTCTTCAATATCAAATGT is from Spirosoma taeanense and encodes:
- a CDS encoding polysaccharide deacetylase family protein, encoding MNILTFDIEEWFHLLDNASTRTEAEWSRYETRIYKNMDLIFQLLEDTNSRATFFCLGWVADKHPDVIRRIDAAGFEVATHSYAHQLAYEQTPAEFQADLERSIKHLQDLTGKKVRAYRAPGFSIKEFNRWVFPILIEQGIEIDCSVFSARRAHGGDASLAMFEPGYLDVGGTLLKEFPINTAAVLGQDLIFSGGGYFRLLPYRAIRGLMQRSNYVMTYFHPRDFDAGQPMIPGLSRSRQFKSYYGLKGCLPKLKQLLTEFAFVDLAEAEQQVDWTKVIRREAIR